In Cryptococcus gattii WM276 chromosome N, complete sequence, a single window of DNA contains:
- a CDS encoding Nuclear import receptor, putative; Mtr10p (Similar to TIGR gene model, INSD accession AAW47008.1; mediates the nuclear localization of proteins involved in mRNA-nucleus export) — MADNPVLQALQTLYHDPDTAAKRRANEWLQEFQHSTEAWQTAHVLLNAPDSPLEGRLFSAQTLRAKITYDLSQLPRESLPPLRDSLLNVLLPLSSPSAPTGSKAVLLQLCLAISDLALQMPEWENVVPSMIERFGTDPAMVTVLLLFLKTLPEEATNPRIPLGQDETRAILNRLVSGSAGRVLEVLTMYIQAEGVTTPIQISVFEALRSWLQAGEVTASQVAATPLFSAAFSALASDQLFDAAVDLLCDLIHETQELNDNMTVVQEIVPRVIALRGEMERYKDDPDRVRGYCRILCEAGECYQSLIVQHPGDLLPLVQAIAECAAYPDLDIVPITFYFWYALSESLERQENFSQNPAYTPILSIFSDLQSIIISHLHFPPDDEQQTAQELDEFRTFRHRMGDTLKDCCHVLGATVCLKKSYDLILSALSQPSPSWQAIEAPLFSMRSMGAEVDPNDDEVLPHIMTLLPTLPQHPKIRYASILVISRYSPWLNRHPEHLTFTLSYVSAGFEMADEQVSAAAAHAMKFICQDCTTHLVPFLPQLHMFMEGASERLGQEDVVEVCEAIAYIIDGMLPAEAASALSQFCSPLITRIQTLLSLSPSVPSSLVSVSEGDLEKISDMLEQIDAYLSIVRTLSPFPPSCYPSAGRIYAILDVLLEKFGGVYHISEKVGSVLRRGLIFFPAEVLVGSGVGAEGEDGVRSGGMRGGEGGLVSQLIKRMQTSFEETGYASYLWIMGKIVDKFSDMVLSSTSGGETEAAGRMVGELLGRGFESVTTSLGRLLERKVAVEIPDVMDDYVHLFLSYLIHLPPILASPLLPLALSHTLQALTCPATSIILTSVDVLALLSSHLSFSPSPSAASTSSSRASTPKNPSAVRPIFAQYARPTLSLLLKGLIADFPDEASEPIGQVLVHFAVAFGGGGEMEAWVGEALAGVGGHLVLPADKEAFLGHVHECIANGQPEKIKYAVHGLLRAARRMRERGRQSRKSLGAV; from the exons ATGGCAGACAATCCGGTCCTGCAGGCGCTCCAGACCCTCTACCACGATCCGGATACCGCAGCGAAGAGGAGAGCAAACGAATGGCTCCAAGAATTTCAGCATAGT ACCGAAGCATGGCAGACTGCACACGTTCTGCTCAATGCCCCTGACTCGCCATTAGAAGGGAGATTATTCTCTGCTCAGACATTACGTGCCAAG ATCACTTACGACCTCTCCCAACTCCCACGCGAATCCCTTCCGCCCCTCCGCGATTCCCTGCTCAACGTCCTTCTGCCGCTCTCTTCCCCCTCCGCCCCAACTGGCTCCAAAGCTGTCCTTCTTCAACTGTGTCTCGCCATTTCCGACCTTGCTCTCCAAATGCCGGAATGGGAAAACGTTGTACCTAGCATGATTGAGAGATTTGGGACGGACCCAGCGATGGTAACAGTGTTACTGTTGTTTTTGAAGACGTTGCCAGAGGAAGCAACGAATCCGAGGATACCGCTCGGACAGGATGAGACGAGGGCGATTCTGAATCGGTTGGTTAGTGGCTCGGCGGGAAGGGTGTTGGAGGTTTTGACAATGTATATCCAAGCTGAAG GTGTGACAACGCCCATTCAAATATCCGTATTCGAAGCTCTTCGAAGCTGGCTTCAAGCGGGCGAAGTGACCGCTTCCCAGGTCGCTGCCACCCCCCTTTTTTCTGCCGCCTTCTCCGCCCTCGCTTCTGATCAGCTATTTGACGCTGCGGTCGATCTCCTGTGCGATCTCATTCATGAAACTCAGGAATTAAACGACAATATGACGGTCGTCCAAGAAATTGTCCCGAGGGTGATTGCGTTACGGGGAGAAATGGAGAGGTACAAGGACGATCCAGATAGGGTGAGGGGATACTGTAGGATACTCTGTGAGGCGGGAGAATGCTATCAAAGTTTAATCGTCCAGCACCCCGGCGACCTGCTACCCCTCGTCCAAGCTATCGCCGAATGTGCGGCCTATCCCGACCTCGATATCGTACCCATCACATTCTATTTTTGGTACGCCCTCTCCGAATCCCTCGAACGTCAAGAAAACTTTTCCCAAAACCCCGCTTACACACCCATCCTCTCTATTTTCTCCGACCTCCAGTCAATCATCATCTCCCATCTCCACTTTCCCCCCGACGACGAACAGCAAACCGCACAAGAACTAGATGAATTCCGTACATTCCGACACCGGATGGGCGATACCCTCAAAGACTGTTGCCACGTCCTCGGCGCCACGGTGTGCCTCAAAAAGTCATATGATCTCATTCTCTCCGCACTCTCCCAACCATCTCCCTCATGGCAAGCGATCGAAGCACCCCTCTTCTCTATGCGATCCATGGGTGCCGAAGTGGATCCtaatgatgatgaagtCCTACCACACATCATGACCCTCCTCCCCACTCTCCCACAACACCCTAAAATCAGGTACGCCTccatcctcgtcatctCGCGTTACTCACCATGGCTCAACCGGCACCCCGAGCATCTCACATTCACCTTGTCCTACGTGTCGGCAGGATTTGAAATGGCGGACGAACAAGTTTCTGCCGCAGCAGCCCACGCAATGAAGTTCATCTGCCAAGACTGTACGACACACCTTGTCCCCTTTTTGCCCCAGCTCCACATGTTTATGGAGGGTGCAAGCGAGAGGCTGGGACAAGAGGATGTGGTAGAAGTCTGCGAAGCTATCGCATATATTATCGATGGTATGCTCCCTGCTGAAGCAGCATCTGCTCTCTCACAATTCTGTTCACCCCTCATCACGCGTATTCAAactctcctctccctctccccctCCGTCCCCTCCTCTTTGGTATCAGTGTCAGAGGGCGACCTCGAAAAAATCTCAGACATGCTCGAACAAATAGACGCATACCTTTCTATCGTCCGTACCCTCTCCCCCTTCCCTCCCTCATGCTACCCGTCTGCTGGAAGGATATATGCGATATTGGATGTGTTGTTGGAGAAGTTTGGGGGTGTGTATCATATTTCAGAGAAGGTGGGGTCTGTGTTGAGGAGAGGATTGATTTTTTTCCCGGCTGAGGTGCTCGTCGGGTCTGGGGTCGGAGCCGAAGGCGAAGATGGAGTTAGAAGCGGCGGTAtgagaggaggagaaggaggacTGGTATCCCAGTTGATCAAGCGGATGCAAACGAGCTTTGAAGAAACGGGATACGCGAGTTATTTATGGATAATGGGTAAAATAGTAGACAAGTTTAGTGATATGGTTTTGTCTTCCACCTCGGGAGGAGAAACAGAGGCGGCAGGGAGAATGGTAGGGGAGTTGTTAGGGAGAGGGTTTGAAAGTGTAACAACATCTCTGGGGAGATTGTTGGAGAGGAAAGTTGCTGTTGAGATACCTGACG TGATGGACGACTATGtccacctcttcctctcatATCTCATCCATCTTCCCCCAATCCTAGCCTCCCCTTTGCTCCCCCTCGCGCTCTCACATACCCTTCAAGCTCTCACCTGTCCAGCGACGAGCATCATTCTCACTTCGGTAGACGttcttgcccttctttcttcccatctctccttttccccGTCCCCGTCCGCCGCTtccacttcctcctcccgTGCATCCACCCCGAAAAATCCCTCAGCTGTCCGCCCGATATTCGCCCAGTACGCCCGCCCCACactctccctccttcttAAAGGCCTCATCGCCGATTTTCCAGATGAAGCTTCCGAACCCATCGGCCAAGTCCTCGTGCACTTTGCGGTAGCGTTTGGCGGTGGAGGAGAGATGGAGGCGTGGGTGGGGGAGGCGTTGGCTGGTGTCGGTGGGCATTTGGTGCTGCCGGCTGATAAGGAGGCATTTTTGGGGCATGTTCATGA ATGCATCGCCAATGGTCAACCCGAGAAGATCAAGTACGCCGTACACGGTTTGTTAAGAGCCGCAAGGCGGatgagagagaggggaAGACAGAGTAGGAAGAGCCTTGGGGCTGTATAA
- a CDS encoding SAC3/GANP domain protein associated with nuclear localization of protein, putative (Similar to TIGR gene model, INSD accession AAW47009.1): MSQSSWPPELKAWVQNCLARATASNKNAVNNELKKVLFEAHAQGTINTTDWSKVELQALKSQAQRTSYTPQPAYTVSSPALSTSSSASALTKDTASKKKKKKNDGTSTSSFPSPYLFSGSAEEEEAKARRAARFQKPAATSSSNHAAASGGIGTWFDDARGSGGLGMVPGQVGKRKIMGKGNLGYGGAVVQEVDPNVIDWDAYTIRGTSTKLEKSYLRLTSEPSPADIRPLPVLEQTLELLKSKWKNEHNYAYALDQFKSMRQDLTVQRIKNDFTVKVYEIHARIALEAKDLGEYNQCQSMLRQLYELGLHGHPEEFLSYRIMYLLHTRNRSDMATLLAQLTEAEKQHPAVKHSLDVHAALSTSNYHRFFRLFITAPNMSGYIMDHFVERERMSALAIMSKAYMTLPLDYIVHTLAFDSEDEAHQFLTEHNAAVYTNLHTSKGFRMTLQDLIWDCRKAHAACQKGMEKYRVVDLKGQVD, encoded by the exons ATGTCACAGTCATCATGGCCTCCAGAGCTCAA AGCATGGGTTCAAAACTGCCTTGCGAGAGCAACAGCATCAAATAAGAATGCGGTCAATAACGAGCTCAAGAAG GTCTTGTTCGAAGCACATGCTCAGGGGACAATCAATACGACAGACTGGTCTAAGGTCGAGCTTCAAGC CCTCAAATCGCAAGCACAACGGACAAGTTATACTCCTCAACCTGCGTATACAGTGTCATCCCCTGCATTATCGACATCATCATCGGCCTCAGCACTAACCAAAGATACTGCTtcgaagaagaagaagaagaaaaacGACGGTACTTCCACTTCTAGTTTTCCCTCACCATATCTATTTTCTGGGTCcgctgaagaagaagaagccaaGGCTCGCCGCGCAGCACGATTTCAAAAACCAGCAGCTACATCCTCATCAAATCACGCTGCAGCTTCGGGTGGCATTGGGACATGGTTCGATGATGCAAGAGGTAGTGGTGGACTCGGGATGGTTCCCGGGCAGGTAGGCAAACGAAAAATCATGGGCAAGGGTAATCTGGGTTATGGAGGGGCTGTCGTTCAAGAAGTTGATCCT AATGTCATTGATTGGGATGCCTATACCATCCGAGGGACTTCGACAAAACTTGAAAAATCCTACTTGCGACTGACCTCT GAACCTTCACCTGCTGACATTCGGCCTCTTCCAGTTCTTGAGCAGACTTTAGAGCTACTTAAATCCAAATGGAAGAATGAACACAACTATGCTTATGCTCTAGACCAGTTCAAGAGTATGAGACAGGATTTGACA GTTCAACGGATTAAAAACGACTTTACCGTCAAAGTCTACGAAATCCACGCTCGAATAGCGTTGGAAGCA AAGGATCTGGGTGAATATAATCAATGTCAGTCTATGTTACGACAGCTGTACGAGTTAGGTCTCCATGGTCACCCTGAAGAATTCTTATCCTACCGTATCATGTACCTGTTACATACGCGTAATCGCAGTG ATATGGCTACTCTTCTTGCACAACTAACAGAAGCCGAAAAGCAGCATCCCGCTGTAAAACACTCACTCGATGTTCATGCCGCCCTTTCCACCTCTAACTATCATCGTTTCTTCCGTTTATTTATTACCGCGCCCAACATGAGTGGATACATCATGGACCATTTCGTGGAACGAGAACGCATGTCTGCTTTGGCCATAATGTCTAAAGC TTATATGACCCTTCCACTAGATTATATCGTCCACACCCTTGCATTTGATTCTGAAGACGAGGCACACCAATTCCTGACCGAGCACAATGCCGCGGTCTACACGAACCTCCACACCTCAAAAGGATTTAGGATGACTTTGCAGGATCTGATATGGGACTGCAGGAAGGCGCACGCAGCGTGTCAGAAGGGAATGGAAAAGTATCGGGTTGTGGATCTGAAGGGCCAAGTGGATTAA
- a CDS encoding uncharacterized protein (Similar to TIGR gene model, INSD accession AAW47214.1) — MAFQLPQPVIPGRRVSIILQGPSPDNPPPTLSIPPLTIDRRHHPALYIIPKTPSSSGVALGSRNPFLKPANNPSTKKKEDDHPRHALGVNALALDTTTILKGESNPGGILYTAGRDGMVASWDLDIPHTRRTSRRYGSIDGRNKLRKVQWEFIGDGADFFRADEQDREGSSDVEDEGDGEEGWVDMKKTMEEIPFEDRYEVDKAELSRRSPKTTFRQSSQTHTDWVNSLLLCNYNRTVITASSDRTIRAWTPHSSLSASSDSSRPSPALVGTHTDFVKSLAFAEGPGYLWSGSLDQKICLWDIQQGSGDCQPILDVDLQAQGVHGGGVYTLAIDNTGSTLAAGTAERIVRLYDARAGPQNTGQLVGHEDRVRSMLFSDDGKYMLSASSDSTIKLWSLAAHRCIHTFTHHDSPVWALHSNHPNLERFYSGSRDGRLCVVDVEGCRDLSEGEAVLLAGSEAETQYGERGIRSIVAMDDEYVWTSSGMEDVVRWKDVGRRVGRLDKDFDGASYRPSVHASKDQFEMEAGGGGMEREPGRVAFAPSPRDPLLGGEATVSALSANIRDRLAVGHRSSLSNSSFVSSSASTIAGADGRGDESQEQGEHGSVTGLTRNGIPYESLINLSVDRGPYDYEYEESATSISANYASNSELKSSSAPAPAQPLRPSALYAQRDLACLARPIQPQPPLHDPGIIRGRPGLIRSEPLNDRIHVLTADSDGQVALWNVVKGICVGVFDSKELCEALHISPTPSAAASRAFPRTGPPLEPEVEAVRIELRRHSQDVLNMIREHVQGMTSVSQWFSLDTKTGSLAVHIEERTAFVGDVYIDDIGLKVEGGEGGEDQKINLGQWTLANLFRGFIAAEEQEVISHLPISPSTLSSSLPSTYGAPNSNNNGNRLRSPTLTTSIDRPPTSPGHRKRALTGSFSGTRPPAASLVIPGLVSPAARPAVELDMPTDVFSSDGVEGKGLLLRSISGKAVGTPGGFSIGSMASSGLSGEGISIVSSAPNGNGGKDYFSPRKKTEQSIGGALASSGPGSGDREGSSLATKSQSTPSTPGGSFMGRIKIKNFGKKKTAEVSMPAVQERATTPEDTGPKRSERDIRQLEMLDNIRAHHFHPPPPWEAPYVAYPPSTTLLISEVWQDTGAWVVTYRSEVGSTERDMEPLETNSPGWLLWYLFTNTTPAKPQHLVNIRFKLEPFPGSDLPELPRGESQVNAPKTLRCNKVYHYVAERLNAMNETQNGRSKQRQLTAEDIDLVIMTDPEIGSLDNKMTIGTVKVYYAPGGDYGFWYSLKQKK, encoded by the exons ATGGCGTTCCAATTGCCGCAACCAGTTATTCCCGGGAGGAGAGTatccatcatcctccaAGGGCCATCTCCCGACAATCCTCCGCCCACGCTCAGCATCCCTCCCCTCACAATCGACAGACGTCACCATCCCGCGCTCTATATCATACCCAAAACTCCCTCCAGTAGCGGTGTCGCACTCGGCTCAAGAAACCCATTTCTGAAGCCTGCCAACAATCCATCCaccaagaagaaggaggatgacCACCCGAGACATGCTTTAGGTGTCAATGCTCTCGCACTGGACACTACGACTATCCTTAAAGGGGAATCTAACCCCGGTGGAATTCTCTATACTGCCGGTCGCGATGGGATGGTCGCGTCATGGGACTTGGACATCCCTCATACCCGCCGAACATCTCGTCGCTACGGCTCGATTGATGGGCGAAACAAGTTGAGGAAAGTTCAGTGGGAGTTTATCGGTGACGGCGCCGACTTTTTCCGAGCCGACGAGCAAGATCGAGAAGGTAGTAGCGATGtagaagatgaaggagacgGCGAGGAGGGATGGGTGGATATGAAGAAAACTATGGAAGAGATTCCGTTTGAAGATCGGTACGAAGTCGATAAAGCGGAACTTTCCAGACGGTCTCCCAAAACAACATTCCGCCAATCCTCCCAAACTCATACAGACTGGGTAAActcccttcttctgtgCAATTACAATAGGACAGTCATCACTGCCTCTTCAGACCGTACCATCCGAGCTTGGACACCCCATTCTTCCCTCTCTGCTTCTTCGGATTCTTCCCGTCCGTCTCCTGCGCTTGTGGGGACGCACACCGATTTCGTGAAATCGCTTGCATTTGCGGAGGGGCCGGGGTACCTATGGAGTGGGTCTTTGGATCAAAAGATCTGCCTTTGGGATATCCAACAAGGATCGGGGGACTGTCAGCCGATTTTGGATGTGGATCTGCAGGCTCAGGGGGTTCATGGAGGAGGGGTTTATACGCTTGCGATCG ATAATACCGGAAGCACGCTTGCAGCGGGTACTGCAGAGCGAATTGTTAGATTGTACGATGCGCGTGCCGGTCCTCAGAATACAGGTCAACTTGTGGGTCACGAAGATCGCGTGAGGAGTATGCTCTTCAGTGATGATGGTAAATAC ATGTTATCCGCTTCCTCTGACAGTACCATCAAACTCTGGTCCCTCGCGGCACACCGCTGCATCCACACATTCACGCACCATGATTCTCCCGTCTGGGCACTCCACTCTAACCACCCTAATCTAGAGCGATTCTACTCAGGCTCACGAGATGGCCGTCTTTGCGTTGTGGACGTCGAAGGATGTCGGGATCTTTCGGAGGGGGAGGCTGTACTTCTTGCGGGCTCGGAGGCGGAGACGCAGTATGGTGAGAGGGGAATAAGGTCGATTGTAGCGATGGATGATGAGTATGTGTGGACGTCAAGTGGGATGGAGGATGTGGTGAGGTGGAAGGATGTAGGCAGGAGGGTTGGGAGGTTGGACAAAGATTTTGATGGGGCGAGTTATAGGCCATCCGTTCACGCTTCCAAGGACCAGTTTGAAATGGAGGCTGGGGGAGGCGggatggagagggagcctgGACGCGTGGCGTTTGCACCCTCTCCTCGGGATCCACTCTTGGGCGGGGAAGCGACTGTGTCGGCTTTGTCAGCCAATATTCGTGATCGTCTGGCGGTTGGTCATAGGAGCTCGTTATCAAACTCCTCCTTCGTATCCTCTTCAGCATCCACAATTGCTGGTGCTGATGGCCGTGGCGATGAGAGCCAAGAGCAAGGTGAACATGGAAGTGTAACGGGTTTAACGAGGAATGGAATCCCGTACGAATCGCTGATCAACCTCTCGGTCGATCGGGGACCGTATGACTACGAGTACGAGGAATCCGCCACCTCTATCTCTGCTAACTACGCCTCTAACTCCGAGTTGAAATCCTCTTCTGCTCCTGCCCCTGCCCAACCTCTCCGACCAAGCGCACTCTACGCCCAACGAGACCTCGCCTGCCTCGCTCGCCCTATCCAGCCGCAGCCACCCCTCCATGACCCGGGAATCATCCGTGGTCGACCCGGTCTTATCCGTTCGGAGCCGCTGAACGATAGGATTCACGTCCTCACGGCCGATTCCGACGGGCAGGTAGCACTTTGGAATGTCGTTAAAGGCATTTGTGTCGGTGTTTTTGACTCAAAGGAATTATGTGAAGCTCTCCATATCTCACCCACACCGTCGGCAGCGGCATCCCGAGCGTTCCCGCGAACGGGACCGCCCTTGGAGCCAGAGGTGGAAGCGGTAAGGATAGAGTTGAGGAGACATTCGCAAGATGTTTTGAATATGATTAGGGAGCATGTACAGGGGATGACTTCGGTATCGCAGTGGTTTAGTTTGGACACGAAGACAGGGAGTTTGGCGGTGCATATTGAGGAGAGGACTGCGTTTGTTGGGGACGTGTACATAGATGATATTGGGTTGAAAGTAGAAGGTGGGGAAGGTGGGGAAGATCAGAAAA TCAATCTCGGTCAATGGACGCTTGCAAACTTGTTCCGGGGGTTTATCGCAGCCGAAGAACAGGAAGTCAtttctcatcttcccatttcaccttccaccctttcctcctcccttcCTTCCACATACGGCGCCCCTAACTCCAATAACAACGGCAATCGTCTTCGCTCCCCGACGCTTACCACATCGATTGACCGACCTCCAACTTCACCGGGTCATCGGAAACGCGCTCTTACCGGTTCATTCTCTGGTACGAGACCTCCTGCGGCATCATTGGTCATTCCTGGTCTTGTGAGCCCTGCGGCGCGACCAGCAGTGGAGCTAGATATGCCCACCGATGTGTTTAGCAGTGACGGTGTTGAAGGCAAGGGATTACTGTTGAGGTCGATCTCCGGTAAGGCGGTCGGCACACCAGGAGGTTTTAGCATTGGATCAATGGCTTCCTCAGGGTTGTCAGGAGAAGGTATATCGATCGTTAGTAGCGCCCCGAATGGAAATGGGGGAAAGGATTACTTTTCGCCAAGAAAGAAGACTGAACAGTCTATTGGAGGTGCGTTGGCTTCTTCTGGTCCTGGGAGTGGAGATCGGGAAGGGTCGAGTCTGGCGACAAAGAGTCAGAGTACCCCATCGACGCCGGGGGGCAGTTTTATGGGTCGAATCAAGATCAAGAACTTtgggaaaaagaagacGGCAGAAGTTAGTATGCCCGCTGTGCAGGAACGTGCCACAACGCCTGAAGATACC GGACCAAAGAGGTCCGAGAGAGACATTCGACAACTCGAGATGCTTGACAACATCCGTGCACACCATTTCCACCCACCTCCCCCTTGGGAAGCCCCTTATGTCGCTTACCCACCGTCCACTACTCTCCTCATCTCAGAGGTATGGCAAGACACTGGAGCGTGGGTTGTTACCTACCGTTCTGAAGTTGGGTCGACAGAAAGGGATATGGAGCCTCTCGAGACTAATTCACCTGGGTGGCTGTTATGGTATCTCTTTACAAACACGACCCCAGCCAAACCTCAACATCTAGTGAATATCAGATTCAAGCTGGAGCCTTTCCCCGGTAGCGACTTGCCTGAATTGCCAAGAGG GGAATCCCAAGTCAATGCGCCAAAGACACTTAGATGTAATAAGGTCTATCACTACGTGGCCGAGCGCTTGAATGCGATGAATGAGACACAGAACGGTCGTTCCAAGCAGAGGCAATTGACTGCAGAGGATATCGATCTTGTGATCATGACAGATCCGGAAATAGGGTCGCTTGATAATAAAATGACTATTGGAACGGTCAAGGTTTATTACGCCCCAGGAGGAGATTACGGGTTCTGGTACTCTTTGAAGCAGAAAAAATAA
- a CDS encoding Nucleolus protein, putative (Similar to TIGR gene model, INSD accession AAW47011.1) produces the protein MEGIELGIQDLDRGYQIDTQTPLSDNDKDHQEEPDQPIKRKRTKEEKERRRSEKRTKKEKRRSEAARVAQAHAQSQSQSPIEVEAEVAEEPIDYEAVEHAVEDAPVNEGSKKRKEKKHKKDKSKGKEKEKGVDEDQEEEDREAIAASAVATLAQALVSSESDKVVPPVDEVQTPSRPTAAASSSVTPRTGPIQYGSIKTKKGPLESSPAPPAWSLMPAPPATQLIPVTPLTAASAGASSTAVINSLKYPKSSNTVPQAMRNNRKGEDTKESDAQLRLRFRDPRAQEEWLASTSIGKTELLRLEREVLSYKKGKFTEDEKLSIKKALENYQKIHRMSSFDLVDLVMTKTLQATDKETVREFWKDIAASVPGRPILNVQPFVRRMLDPKAHKGRWTPEEDELLLRAYAQHPREWTKISSIVDRTEVDCRDRYLKELVNRDTRTAGRWTKEEEDKLEEVVDRVAKGLRAEQANGEERENSGEERAELVEPSDVPWDIVSKEMGNTRSMTQCRIKYRDAIWPRKLGLGKDDHVGRTLKVLTRLRNLNYESEKHISWSQVRETLEKYSLKEIRNSYTNLKKSVTSDPHVASLMYPG, from the exons ATGGAAGGAATCGAGCTCGGCATCCAGGATCTCGACCGCGGCTATCAAATTGATACCCAAACCCCGTTATCGGACAATGACAAAGATCATCAAGAAGAGCCCGACCAACCGATTAAGCGAAAGCGCACcaaagaggaaaaggagaggagaaggtCTGAGAAGAGAAcgaagaaggagaagaggagatcGGAAGCCGCCCGGGTTGCACAGGCTCATGCCCAATCTCAATCTCAATCTCCAATAGAAGTTGAAGCAGAAGTGGCCGAAGAACCTATCGACTATGAGGCAGTTGAGCACGCAGTGGAGGACGCCCCTGTGAACGAGGGCAGCAAAAAGcgaaaggagaagaagcaCAAGAAAGACAAAAGTAAAGgcaaagagaaggagaagggagtggatgaagatcaagaagaagaagacaggGAGGCTATTGCTGCGTCAGCTGTAGCTACCCTCGCTCAGGCATTAGTGAGCTCGGAAAGTGACAAGGTTGTCCCTCCTGTGGATGAAGTTCAAACTCCCAGCCGCCCGACTGCTGCCGCTTCTTCCTCAGTTACCCCACGAACAGGTCCTATCCAGTACGGCAGCATCAAAACCAAGAAAGGCCCTTTGGAATCATCACCAGCCCCGCCTGCATGGTCACTCATGCCCGCCCCTCCCGCTACTCAGCTAATACCTGTGACTCCGCTCACTGCCGCCTCGGCCGGTGCGAGCTCAACTGCTGTGATCAACTCCCTCAAGTATCCAAAGTCTTCTAACACTGTCCCCCAGGCCATGAGGAATAACAGGAAGGGTGAGGATACGAAGGAAAGTGATGCCCAGCTTCGATTGAGGTTCAGGGACCCCAGAGCACAGGAAGAATGGTTGGCTAGTACATCAATTGGGAAGACTGAGCTTCTGAGGTTGGAAAGGGAAG TCCTGTCGTACAAGAAGGGAAAGTTCACTGAGGACGAGAAGCTTTCAATCAAAAAAGCTCTGGAAAATTATCAAAAGATACACCGAATGAGCTCTTTCGATCTTGTTGATCTTGTGATGACCAAGACTCTTCAAGCCACCGATAAAGAAACTGTTCGTGAATTTTGGAAAGATATCG CCGCTTCTGTCCCCGGTCGCCCAATCCTCAACGTCCAACCATTCGTGCGGCGAATGCTCGACCCTAAAGCTCACAAAGGCCGCTGGACTCCGGAAGAAGACGAACTTCTCCTTCGCGCTTACGCACAACACCCTCGTGAATGGACTAAAATTTCCTCCATTGTTGACCGTACCGAGGTGGATTGTAGAGATCGTTATTTGAAGGAACTTGTGAATCGTGATACTCGAACAGCAGGTAGGTGGAcaaaagaggaagaggacaagttggaagaggtggtggaCAGGGTTGCGAAGGGATTGCGCGCAGAACAGGCGAATggggaagagagggagaattcgggagaagaaagagcGGAGTTGGTGGAGCCTTCAGATGTCCCTTGGGATATCGTCTCGAAAGAGATGGGCAATACACGTTCGATGACGCAGTGCCGTATAAAGTATCGCGATGCTATCTGGCCGAGAAAACTGGGCTTGGGCAAAGATGATCACGTCGGAAGGACGCTGAAGGTCCTCACAAG ACTCAGGAACTTGAACTATGAGTCGGAGAAACACATCTCTTGGTCACAAGTCCGTGAAACACTAGAGAAATACTCCCTCAAGGAAATCAGGAATTCGTATACCAATCTCAAGAAAAGTGTAACGAGCGATCCCCATGTCGCCAGTCTTATGTACCCTGGTTAG